The Candidatus Stygibacter australis genome has a segment encoding these proteins:
- the hslO gene encoding Hsp33 family molecular chaperone HslO encodes MADRIIRGTAGNGQIRFFGVNCLETAIKAQEIHELSITTSVLTGRLLAAALMMGLDQKSADEKLTIKLAGSGEVKTVIVTSDNQGRVKCYLSNPKVELPLSENGTINVSGALGEGTLTVIKDMGSGHPYQGTIELQNGEIATDLSYYFSQSEQIPTAMGLGVLIEPEGEIRQAGGFLVQLMPDAENSVIDILERNLRELPNLTDLLDMGYKIEEILEKLILMGLDIKILLTQPAKYYCDCSREKFLHGVKLLDKVELEESIAKSEDVVVQCHFCNKEYHYESEELKQILVAKD; translated from the coding sequence ATGGCAGATAGAATAATACGTGGGACGGCTGGTAACGGTCAGATACGGTTCTTTGGAGTGAACTGTCTGGAGACTGCTATCAAGGCACAGGAAATACATGAATTATCTATAACAACCAGTGTACTCACAGGCAGACTACTGGCTGCAGCGCTGATGATGGGACTAGATCAGAAATCAGCTGATGAGAAATTAACCATTAAGCTGGCTGGCAGTGGAGAAGTGAAAACAGTAATCGTGACTTCGGATAATCAGGGCAGAGTAAAATGCTATCTTAGTAATCCGAAGGTGGAACTCCCCTTAAGTGAAAATGGGACAATAAATGTAAGTGGAGCATTGGGTGAAGGCACGCTCACGGTGATCAAAGATATGGGCTCCGGGCATCCTTATCAGGGAACAATAGAATTGCAGAATGGTGAGATCGCCACTGATCTGAGTTATTATTTCAGTCAATCTGAGCAGATACCTACAGCCATGGGACTGGGCGTATTGATTGAGCCGGAAGGTGAGATACGTCAGGCAGGAGGATTTCTGGTGCAATTAATGCCTGATGCCGAGAACTCAGTGATTGATATCCTGGAACGTAATCTGAGAGAATTGCCAAACCTCACTGATCTGCTTGATATGGGTTATAAGATAGAAGAAATACTGGAGAAGCTTATCCTGATGGGTTTGGATATCAAGATACTGCTTACTCAGCCAGCAAAATATTACTGTGATTGCTCACGAGAGAAGTTTTTACATGGTGTGAAATTACTTGATAAAGTGGAGCTGGAAGAGAGTATTGCGAAATCTGAAGACGTGGTAGTACAATGTCATTTCTGCAATAAAGAATATCATTATGAGAGTGAGGAATTAAAGCAAATTTTAGTTGCTAAGGACTAA